Proteins encoded in a region of the Deinococcus fonticola genome:
- a CDS encoding carbohydrate ABC transporter permease: MPDPNRAVMTDEFARTAAELKAKRQQRQRLSNFLAYLVLTVIALIMLYPFYWTIITSLEPGGSIYEAKILPRGISFKNYLEVWKGTTVPFWRLILNSVIICTLGITLSVTLATLAAYPLAKMRFPGRDLIFYAILALMVLPNESGLIVNYISTIKLGLLSQTNPILDMVKQYFAVVLPGAASIVGLFLIRQAYLSVPIELIEAARIDGASELKIWRSIMLPLALPTIAAFSILEFVAYWNSFLWARTMLPDKNLMPLSAGLLELSGTFSTNSRAVMAGAVIAILPILIVFAFGQKYFMKGLEGAVKG, translated from the coding sequence ATGCCTGACCCCAACCGCGCCGTCATGACCGACGAATTCGCCCGCACCGCCGCTGAACTCAAGGCGAAACGCCAGCAGCGCCAGCGCCTCAGCAACTTCCTCGCGTACCTGGTGCTGACCGTCATCGCGCTGATCATGCTGTACCCGTTCTACTGGACGATCATTACCAGCCTGGAACCCGGCGGCAGCATCTACGAGGCGAAAATCCTGCCCAGGGGCATCAGTTTCAAAAATTACCTGGAGGTCTGGAAAGGCACCACCGTCCCGTTCTGGCGGCTGATCCTGAACAGCGTCATCATCTGCACCCTCGGGATTACGCTGTCGGTCACGCTGGCCACCCTGGCCGCCTACCCGCTCGCCAAGATGCGTTTTCCGGGCCGTGACCTGATCTTCTACGCCATCCTGGCGCTGATGGTGTTGCCCAACGAGTCGGGCCTGATCGTGAATTACATCAGCACCATCAAGCTGGGGTTGCTGTCGCAGACGAACCCGATTCTGGACATGGTGAAGCAGTACTTCGCGGTGGTGCTGCCCGGCGCAGCGTCCATTGTGGGCCTGTTCCTGATCCGGCAGGCGTACCTGAGCGTGCCCATCGAACTGATCGAGGCCGCCCGCATCGATGGGGCCAGCGAACTGAAAATCTGGCGCAGCATCATGCTCCCGCTGGCCCTGCCCACCATCGCCGCCTTCAGCATCCTGGAGTTCGTGGCGTACTGGAACAGCTTCCTGTGGGCCAGAACCATGCTGCCCGACAAGAACCTGATGCCCCTCTCGGCGGGCCTGCTGGAACTGTCCGGCACGTTCAGCACCAACAGCCGCGCGGTCATGGCTGGGGCTGTGATCGCCATTCTTCCCATTCTGATCGTGTTCGCGTTCGGGCAAAAATACTTCATGAAGGGCCTGGAAGGCGCCGTGAAGGGCTAA
- a CDS encoding carbohydrate ABC transporter permease — protein sequence MTSTPRRVSRRAQHQQGASGAKVTARNTVIAYAFMLPFLLLLLIFHTWPVIFGTFLAFTKYNIINPPEWVGLENFRELFRDEQFWSGLKNSLKYILVVPVIQVISILVALLVNRPLRGIGFFRTAYYVPVVTSFAVVGLMWSWLYQQSGPVNTVLMALGLMKEDRGLLNNPATALLAVMFVTLWKGIGYYMVLYLAGLQSISTELEEAAVIDGATRTQVFWNITLPSLRPTILVCSLLSTISAIKVFEEIYVMTGGGPAGSTYSALFYTYSRAFYDFKYGLAAAGGIIIAFISIIFGILNFKLTRGGKADA from the coding sequence ATGACCTCCACTCCCCGGCGCGTTTCACGCCGTGCACAGCACCAGCAGGGGGCCAGCGGCGCGAAAGTCACCGCGAGAAACACCGTGATCGCCTACGCCTTCATGCTGCCGTTCCTGCTGCTGTTGCTGATTTTCCACACCTGGCCTGTCATCTTCGGAACTTTTCTGGCGTTCACGAAGTACAACATCATCAACCCGCCCGAGTGGGTGGGGCTGGAAAACTTCCGCGAACTGTTCCGCGACGAGCAGTTCTGGTCCGGCCTGAAAAACAGCCTGAAGTACATCCTGGTGGTGCCGGTCATTCAGGTCATCAGCATTCTGGTGGCTCTGCTGGTCAACCGCCCGCTGCGGGGCATCGGGTTTTTTCGCACCGCCTACTACGTGCCGGTGGTCACCAGTTTCGCGGTGGTGGGGCTGATGTGGTCGTGGCTGTACCAGCAGAGCGGCCCGGTCAACACGGTTCTGATGGCCCTGGGCCTGATGAAAGAAGACCGCGGCCTGCTGAACAACCCCGCCACGGCGCTGCTGGCGGTCATGTTCGTGACCCTCTGGAAAGGCATCGGCTACTACATGGTGCTGTACCTGGCAGGCTTGCAGAGCATCAGCACCGAACTGGAGGAAGCGGCCGTCATCGACGGGGCCACCCGCACCCAGGTCTTCTGGAACATCACCCTGCCCAGCCTGCGCCCCACCATTCTGGTGTGCAGCCTGCTCTCGACCATCAGCGCCATCAAGGTCTTCGAGGAAATTTACGTGATGACCGGGGGCGGCCCCGCCGGAAGCACGTACTCGGCGCTGTTCTACACCTACTCGCGGGCCTTCTACGACTTCAAGTACGGCCTGGCGGCGGCGGGAGGCATCATCATCGCGTTCATCAGCATCATCTTCGGCATCCTGAACTTCAAACTGACGCGCGGAGGCAAAGCCGATGCCTGA
- a CDS encoding LEA type 2 family protein, translated as MRPPLAVTRLVLLPLAALVSCAPLQQAVKVPTMKVEGIRLNRLTLPSGGRPATANVTLKLRVNNPNAVPVRLANIFASVIIDGEKVGDVNLPNVNLPASGEALQDANLDIPVTLPTAGAFLKVARGQQVSYRLDGTFTADLGGLGRPTFGPFTLAQGVWKQAPIVPF; from the coding sequence ATGCGCCCCCCCCTTGCCGTCACCCGTCTGGTTCTACTGCCCCTGGCGGCCCTCGTGTCCTGCGCTCCCTTGCAGCAGGCGGTGAAAGTCCCCACCATGAAAGTCGAGGGGATTCGCCTGAACCGCCTGACCCTGCCGAGTGGTGGGCGCCCCGCCACGGCGAACGTGACCCTGAAACTGCGCGTGAACAATCCCAACGCCGTTCCCGTGCGGCTGGCGAACATCTTTGCATCCGTCATCATCGACGGCGAGAAGGTCGGTGACGTGAATCTGCCCAACGTCAACCTGCCCGCCAGCGGCGAAGCCCTGCAAGACGCCAACCTCGACATCCCCGTCACTTTGCCCACCGCCGGCGCCTTCCTGAAAGTGGCCCGTGGTCAGCAGGTCAGTTACCGTCTGGACGGCACTTTTACCGCCGACCTTGGGGGGTTGGGCCGCCCCACCTTCGGGCCGTTCACGCTCGCGCAGGGTGTGTGGAAGCAGGCCCCAATCGTGCCGTTTTGA